Sequence from the Nymphaea colorata isolate Beijing-Zhang1983 chromosome 9, ASM883128v2, whole genome shotgun sequence genome:
CAACCAGTTGCACCACCCCTCTGGACTTTAACATGGATGCTTGTTTTGCTGATAATCAGTATTGGAGTTTGGACCAAAGCCCAAATTATGTCTAACCTTAACTAATAAATTGGAAAACTTTCTCTATCACACCCAACAGAAAAATGCAGATCTGTTTGGATTTCAGATTGAATTCTGATCTATCAACATCGCAAACTCAAACTAAGGGGCTAAAAACCATCAACTTCTACCTATAAAGGTCTTGATACAGATTTCCAGTTACCTTTTCCATGAGATCAAGAACCTCAAACCCATGAATCACTCGACCAAAGATTGTGTACAAGCCATTTAAGTGGGGCTGCTTTGCGTAAGTGATAAAAAACTGACTGCCGTTGGTATTGGGCCCACTATTAGCCATTGACAGTATTCCCCTGGCATTATGCTAAAAAACCAGCAAGAGAGTCAGGATTAGTCTCAGCAGCTAGTTGCTTCATGTTCATATAACAACAGATATGCATGCTCTTACTATGCACATGCCTGTACAAGtaagaaaaattatgataagATCCTCAAGGCAGACACAGATGATCAGGTTATGTGGGCAAACCCCAATCAAGAAATAGCACATGGGACTAAGATTAACTTTGTGCAGTTTCTACTCAATGATTCCAAAATTCTTGAACTGGCAAAAGAATGGCTATCAGTAAGATGAAACATCAATTAAGAACCAGAGATTTACCTTAAGTGATTCTCGTATTTCATCATTGAACTTTTTTCCCCAAATGCTGGTTCCTCCCTTTCCAGTTCCTGTAGGGTCCCCACCTTGAATCATAAACCCCTTGATGTTGCGATGGAATATTGTCCCGTCATAATAACCACTGGCACAAAGTGCTAGGAAGTTCTGCTTTGAATTACGAGAACATGAAACTGTCAATGTGAATGGCACcttaatataaaagaaatagaatAAGGAGTTCCCAACTCTCTATGTCCAGAATCCACAGAAAGAACTACAAGGTTTAAAGAGCTAATGCCCTGGCTTATACCCATTTTGTACCTGATACTTTATTTCAGTTTCCAATCTTCCTAGGTATCAAATAAAGAGCTGGCAATGCATTGACCTCACTCAAACAAAATACAGGAAGTACTTAAGTTTAGCAAAGTTCATATTTGCCACTAAAACACATGATTGCTTTTTAAACACAAGGTGAGGATAATGAACAAGTTTTGAGGAATCCATAGTCGTTGGGTTAACCACTAAAGCACAAGACTAGGGATTCAGTGCAGTCTTTAATGCTGGTGGCAGCACCCTCATTGTGGCAACATAACCAAGGTACTTTCTAAGAGCCTAAGTCTAAATGGTGGGCAGGTGGAGGACGTcttaacaattaaaaaattgcatCAAAAGGTACTAGTTCTACAGTGCTCCACTTCTTGCTTTAATACATAACAGCTTGCATATATGCTTTTATATTCACAGATGCAAAATAGTTGTGAATGGTGACAAATAGACCAAGATTTTAGTGTTTGAGTTAGCAGAATGTCTACATCAGCCAAGCATTATAATATGACTCAGAGAAGGTGTGATAAAGTCCCTTTGTTACACGCGAAAGTAACATGGAACCATGTTGCTTTCTTATCCCATGATTGGCAACATGAATCTCATTTTGAAGACTACAGGTAACAGAGCTGTTCCATCGGACACATGAAAATGCAATAAGCGAGGACACCATACCCTTTTTTCAgttataaatacaaaaataaagttaataaaccaaattttgatGGAACAATAGATTAAAAGATGAGAGCATCATAAATCAGAAAGCAGATCACATAATCAGATACTGGAAGACCAGGGAAAGGCAAAAGCACACACCTCGGCTGTTTTAGGAACCTCATCACAGAAGATTTCACATTTAATATCTCCTAAATTTGTGTGCAAGGTGACTGCCTGCAATAGATCAGATATAGACTAtaaatataaattcaaaaaaaaaacatgcacctgtgcacatgcatacacactTTTAGGTACCGAACCAACACAACTGATAGTGTTATACAATTTAAACTACCATCATCCACATAAATTATGATCTTAGACCAAATAATTAGTGTGctagaaatgataaaaaaatttgttgtgtAAATTACTGATGTAAAACATGTCAGTAAACCCAAAATTTGGGGgtaagataaaaaagaaaagtatacaACCGTCTGATGGAATTTATGGAAATTATAATTCTACAGCTTTATGCTTTTCTCTGTACCATGATCTCATAATCTCCATGATGCAAATGTTCGCCAcatatttaacattttttccTCACATTCACATATATGGAAATTATGGTACTAATAAACGTATATcattattcaataaaaaaactcTGCAACCCCCACCCTGACATCTGTTCCATATTGCATATTATACTCTGTAGATGTGATCTGCAAGGTCTGTTAGTCGGGAAAGGTTTCTTGGTGATATGACTATTACATATGAGCATGAATTAAATGGCTTAAAGTTTACTGTTGCAAAACTGATGACTAACAAAATTACGTTATTAAGTTATCCAGGTTTTGGTCCTCTGCAAATATACTGATATACATGgttgtgtgtgagtgtgtgtgtgtgtgtgtgtgtgtgtgagagagagagagagagagaggccctTAACCATCCGAAAGGGGCAAAATTATCCTTCTGAGACTGTCAAGGACTCAGGCTTCCTTTTCTTGCCAGTAGGGCTTGTGAAGACCAGATTTTCTTGCCTGACAAATGCACCTTCGAGTTGCCTGGAATGGATTAGAGTAACTTAAAACATGCTACAGAATTATGAATTCGATTGGCACATAAAAATGTTTGTAACGAGCATCAAGAATAACAAACAGGTGAGAGTCGAACAACTATGGAACAAATGCCTGACCCTGTGTGTGACTGAAAAcgttaaaacataaaaacatgGATCGTTGACTTATAATTAATTGGTTCCCAGACTCCCAGTATTGTActgttgaaaaaagaaaacccaggACATCATGACATCAGTGTTCACACTTAAAAATCACGTGTCAATTTCAAATAACTTCGACCCTAACAATTAGCAATGCCATAGTAACACAAAGGCTGAGACGTCGACAACACTCCATGCTACAATAATAAACATGCTATCATGTAAATGGTTGCAAATAGTTTTAGTAACCAGAAAGATACAAAGATTCCAGCAAAACCAATCCATCTACATCCCACCCTTTTTTCATGCGACCTCCCAACCCAAACTTTCATGCCATGAGACACTAACGAAATATGAACAGAACACACCAAAACCTCTTATCCTCAGCTACCTTTGTCTTGCATGATAGGTCTAGACAAAATTGACGACATTTTAACAGTTACATAATCCAGATACCGAAAAAGAAGTTACTTCCTCCAAAAATTGTATTAGTGGACTCACAATTTTGAGCAAACAgaattcaaaagagaaagatgagaAACCTGTTTATGTACTTTGTCCCGCCAATCAACTACAGTAATGAATCGTGATGCTTATTCCAGTGCCGATTGGAACAAGATTGCCCTAGTGTTTCAATTGCAATGTTATTTTAGCTTCCCCCGGGTAAACTCAATCAAGTGTTTCATGAAGGCCTGGCCGCGTGATCAATCAAATACACACTCATCCCCAAGGTAGAAAGCCTAGAACAGGAAAACGAGAAAAGAAGAACCGTGGCAATAACTTTCTTTTTCCGCAGcaggggaaaaggaaaacgaGATACCGGACTTTTGCAATGAAAATCAACCACCGTGAACGGAGGGACGGATGCCCTTTCCAccatgcagagagagagagagagagagtaccaagTGGTAGGAACAGAGGCGACGAGCGACAGTGACTCTGTGAGATTGAGGAGGTAGGGTTCCCTTCCTTTCCCGCGAAAAACATTCCAGAGAGGTCGATGGCGGCGCTAATGCTTTTCTCTCTCGTGAAAATTACGCTTAGCGGGCAAATAAGCTCCCCGCACTGAATCAGGATTCCCTTTTCAATCGCCAATTGAGCGGAAACGTGCGGCTTTCTTGCAAAAACGAGAAACGTTGATGGGAAAGTGGCAGAGGCAAACGGGCCCTAAAAAGGAGGTATTTCCGTAATGTCCGGGAggagggaaggaaagaaaggaaagtagGGAACAAGAAAGCCAACCAAGAGGAAATTTTTTCCCAGACTCCTGTTTGTGCTAAGATACACGCAACGAACCGTAAAATAATGTTATGAAatcttggttttggttttgCATCGAAAAGCTTGAAATTTGAGGCGTGCCTCTCATGCGCATAatcttttaatttaattgttAATTAGCTTTTTATTAATTGCATTTGGCCAATTTTCTATGGGCCGCCAAATAGATGAATGCTTGTCAAGGTGTGCCCAACTCCATCTTATCATcagggaaaagaaaactttgtttAGACAAGTTGATCTGGGGAAGGAAGAGATAAGCAAATTGAACTGGGTTCTCACAGAAATTGGGTTCAGAGAAGAGGGCATCTGGGAGCAACAAGAGCTCCCCCTTAAGAAGACTTGGCCTCAAAGCAGTTCAATGGCCGTAGTATATGCCTTCTAATGAAAACTAAGACGCTTCTCAAAACTTGCCTACCAAAACAAGGTAAGCTGGAGTTTGTGGGTTTATTTGGAAGATCAGGTTATAAATTTTAACGAGCGCGTCCGATGCACATATAATCTGTAAATTTATTGGGACTGGACTTTTGGGTTTTAGATCTCGTAACTTTcgggggccgtttgatggcctgaaaatcaggaattgaaaatatatttctgaaaatatatttcttagaaaaatagaatggaaaaaatctttttgattctcattttgatgtgtgtgtaatgactgaaaaatatatttttagaaatatatttgtgcgtttgatgataaagaaacatatttcttgatttccagaaatatatttcttagtttcatataaaaaacatatttccagattttctaGAAGAAAAAGATTGATGTAGCATAAATCTTCAAAAGCAAGGAAAGATAGATGACGTCCATACAAATCGTAATCTCAATTTATACAAGATGTTGAACAAGATCATTGTGTTATTCCAGGACAAAAATTCCTGGTGAGTGAACTATTTCATACTATTAACCAAACCAGAAATACAGATGCAGCAAAGTTTATCCATTTACCAGACCAGAAATACAGATGCAGCAAAGTTTATCCATTTACCAGACCAGAAATACAGATGCAACAAAGTCTATCTAGACCAAACCACAACCATTCAAAAAGTATGCATccccaaaaaacaaataaaatgtaaCTTTCATAATGTCTatcattttaaacaaaaaggtTCTTCCAAAATATGGTGATTATACTTCCTCATATATTTCCCTTGAACGACACTCGAACATGACATAATACTTATGTCAGGGCTTCAACTTCGATTACCTATGAACATAAATATAAACATCAGCTCTTATTCTACATACAATAACTAACAAAagtaaaacataaacaaaataaacatatgaATAACTAATCATCAACACAATGATATTATTCAAGGGACatttaaacaaaattaatatttggGCAGCCATTCACTCTTGAGAAATTGAGCACATTTACTATGATATCCTCTCTTATTTTATCAAGCAACATCAGTGCAAAGAAAGGAGTACAGTGATATCAATGCTCCTAAAGCAATCGAAAGACGCAAATTTCAACAAGAGGACAGACATCTTTCTTTGTTGCTCTAACAGAAAGGTCTAAATCGACAGGAAGAGCACGTCATGTtggtctcctctctctctctgcttcgGGCATCTACCATAATGGGACCAACGAAAGAAGAGATATCTGACCAGAGTGGAAGGCGTAGATCATTGGGGTTGTGCAGTAGAGAACGACACCAGGTAGAAGCAATTTTTTGTCAGCCGAACGTGTCAACCTCAAACATGAGGTTCAACGGGTTTGGTTGTCACTAAATAAGGACGTTTTGATGCAGAGATGCTAGAGTCTCCTCcattatgcaaaagaaaaatgaccaCAAATATAACGTCAATCTTTTCGACCGAAAAGGATCAGCCCTCTTATTATTGAATTAAACTGAGTCATAGACAATCCTTCGCATTATCAAGCCTGCAATCAGCTTTTCATTCTCTTTGCATGAGTGATATATATGATATGCCTAATCCGATGGACAATCCGGTGACAGTAATCAACCAACACAAAAGCACCCAAAGAAGCAAATAGGATCATGGAAATGCATGATTGTGTACGATTGTACAAAGCCATATAGCAGGAAAAAGGGTCAAACCGTCAGATTCAAACAATGGAAAAGATATGaactccaaaatttttgaaccaTATTGAAACAACGGAAAAGGATCTTCTCAAAAACGTTCGAGCCAAGGCGCAAAAGGCTTCCCAAGCCCCATTACTAAATCAACAAGACGAAAAACAAAAGCGCCAGAGTATTGATCTTACACAACGGAGCAAGCGAGTGGTCGGAGCAGGAGAGTGTGAGGGAGACGATGAGGCAGCAGCTGTGGCTGGGTGAGGAACTCGCGGCAGGAAGGAAGAGGCAGAACGCGAGCGATCGAGCCCTAAcgggccaaaaaaaaaattctagaaatatgtttccaccaaATCGACCTGAACGGTCGAAAAAACATTTCCGTGTTTGTTACGctggaaatattttgaaaaccaaaaaaatgtttctggTTCCATAGGGAAATTCCCACCAGTCAAACGCCCCCTAGGTGAAGAGAGTGTTCGTTGAATGGGGGTGTCTTCAACCAGTAGAGTCGAGCCGAATCGGGCTTGACTCAAAGTCGCCTGGCTAAGCTCGACTTGAGCAAGCTTAAATTAAATTTCAGGTTTATAAACGCTATCAAGTTACACTAACTCCACTTGATTAAACTCTTTATCTCTAGTAGGCTCATATACCAACAAGTCAAGTAGAAGTGGTGTATGTTAGCTTGTTCACCGAGCTACAGCCGCAGTGGGGCAGACTCCACCATTTTTCTCACCATTAATATGGAAAGCCCTGGTGGCTCACGTTGGCATATGGCATTATAAGTAGTACAGTCTCTGGATGGGTTTCTGCTAGTAGGTAAGAAGCGATGGCGGCCCCATATTGACCTTAAATGCATTGGAAACGACAGAAAAACCGCTGCACCCAAGGTTCTACTATTTAATGAACTTGTgtaactttcttttttcttccataGCTTTCTTGCGATTACTGTTTGTCCCCAAGACTGCCCCTCTCTCAATTTACTTTCACGGGCCAGTATGAATGATACTGAAAGCTGGCCTCCTCTCCTCATCCCTACGAGGCGCCGCCAACCCATGACGCCAACATTTCAAGGAATAACATAGACGAAATCTGGGGGGAGCAgaagagaaattcaaggaaaaagTAAGAAATGCATGGCTTATCGcttacaaaagaaagaaaaacacctTAATAGAGGTTATGTTATTGTTACTGGAGAAGTACCCAAGTTAAGCAATTCCAAAAAACAGGCACTTAATTTCTCATTTGAAAAGAAGAGTCTAGATTTAAATGCATCGTTTAATTGAAGGCGGGAGTAAGTAGGACGCCAAGGTTGGGAGTTCCAtcataaattgaaatgaaacaaaaaaatcttcCCACTGTCATTCGACGTGCATTGGAAGTGTAGAGCCAAAGGGTCAGCAGGATTTTAACATTTCCTAAAGAAAACGTGATGCTCTACTGATTTCATATATGTCCGAACCCCTTGATTGTGAGGGAGTGTATCCTAATCGATTAAGGCTTAAGCTGTGTGTTGACGCACCTCCGTAGCTCCTCTAATTGCCTTGCCTTTCAATCGATTTCCATCTACCTGCACCTCAAAATTGCTGCTTAATTTAATGGCATATACCAAGAATGCACTTCTGCGTAATGAATTGGCTTTGCTCCCACTTCCCGATGCATTTATTCCATGCCCTTCTTCTGCTGCATGCTACAAGGACGAGATGTGCGGTGGTTGGGGGTCATATTGTCAACCGCAGGATACGGACATGGAACCTTTAAGTATGGGCTCTTTAATCATCCGTAGCATAAACCCACATCATATGTGCATACCTCgtctctgttttttctcttccattATTTTCCGTTCGCTATCATGTGATTTTTCAGATCTGAGCTGTCCTTAGGGGACATAATAAATATGCATCAAAAGGACTTTAGGTCATTTCAGccattcttgaaaaaaaaaatggtttattttggagattttattttttttaaatatcattaattttgtttcaaataaagagcgcattttagtcattttacaCCCAgtgcacaaaaaaaatttgtgcaccATTTGCTCGATCGGTCTTTAAATCGAGCCAGAGAGAGTTAGAAACAAAGCTATCCTACAGGAAAGAGCAAGAGCAGGAAGAATGGAAACCAGAGTAGGAGAgcataaaaatttcatttctctAACACTTATTTATAGTTATAATAAAGGGacaatgcataaaaaaaattaacgaaTTTTCTAAATTAATAATTTCACATTCTTGAACAACCTAGAATGCAGAATTGTCCTTCACGTTGAAACATTTTTCTGCTGAGCGTAACAGCCTTGATTGAAGCTTATAACAAAAATATTCTTGTGGACCACCACGACGCATACAACGAAACTCCTGCAACAACCATCAAGCTTTAACATATACTTATGAACAAGTAAAAGAACTGTTGTTGGTGAGATTGGCATGCGAAGATTGCTtcatcttctcaaaagatcgattGGCATGCGAAGATTGCTtcatcttctcaaaagatcgattGGCATGCGAAGATTGCTtcatcttctcaaaagatcgattGGCATGCGAAGATTGCTtcatcttctcaaaagatcgattGGCTTGCGAAGATTGTTtcatcttctcaaaagatcgactTCTTTGCGGAGCCAAATACACCACGGCATCTGAACTGCAAGTGGAAGCCATCAACAGATCGCCTCATTCATTTAGCTTGCCGTGAAATTGGGACATGTGGGTGATCTGAATAAATGGTCCAGGTCATAATTTAATAGCGGCCTGCCAACTTTCCCAGAGAAAGAAATTGATAGCGGCTGGCCTCCCTTGTCCGTTATCACTTGAAAAAAACGCAAGCGACCATTTATAAGTTGGGACATCAAGGCGTTGCCACGGAATGCTTTTCTAGTAGTTGGGATGCGACTcaatttatttctaaatgaaCGATTTGATTACATCTACATTACTTAATTAGCACAGAAAAATAAGTCTGGTTGGTTAAAAAATCGAGATTCGATtttccaatctctctctctctctcacgcacataCATCCAGATGCGGTTTGTTGGACGCAGTAATGACCATCTGTCTTTCAGCTGTATAAGAGAGATTGGTGAGTATGGGTCGTCTTTTCCGAGAAGGAAAGTGGGTGATACATCGACCCTCCATAGTAAAAGGTCCGATAGTAAGACGTTTCTTTCAATTCTCAGAGTAGGAAGGGGATGATGATGGATCATGGTTGTCTCACGTAAGGTCTTGGGGCTGCTAGGTTATTCTTACAACATGTTtcaagggaaaaaggaaaaaaaatgttcttacAACATGTTAGCAGCAGCGCACATGAGTTAGGTGGGGGCATAAGTGTTTTGAAGAAGCAGATGTTGCCGTGCTTTAAGTGGCGTTTTTATTGGGGATACTGTACATGATCATATATTTGTGGTAAAGCAAGTTATATACGAAACCGCTGTCCTTGAAATTTTTGTGAatcatgacaaaaaatgttcttgattaataaaaaaaagttgtacgaatagaaaaaagtaatcaaaaaagtaagattttgaaatttgataaaGCTTAAGCTAAATGAGTTGTGTTACATAATGACCAATATACTTCTTTAAGTGACAAAAAAACATCTTAAATGAGTTGTGTTTGTCCAGCTGATGTCGTTATCTCAAATCTCTATCTTTATCTCATATTCatgttgttatttcatacacATTCTatcattattatctcatactcattattttatacttttgTTATTGTCACATACATATATCGTGATCTCATATCATCTTTGTCATTATCTTAGATGttatgggtatgagataatgataagATACGATAAAGCTATCAAAATGATAAAGTTGATGCTATGAACATGAGAAAATAACAGGAATATCAAATAAAGATAGTGGTGTAAGTTAATTAAGACAACTATATGCTTACAAAACTCCTTAAAGCATTCACGCATGTAGATGATCGATGGGTTTCTTCTGCAgacagagaaaataaaaataaaataacgaGAAACCATCCTCTCCTTTCAGGGGCAAAGTGTAGAAACTGTCGATGGAGGTGCAACTCATCGCACCATCTTCCAGGCTGTATTGTATGAATCGAAGCGGCGGGTGGCTTTTTATTCAAAGCTAGCGGCGGAAGACAGTCACACGTCACTGCTTGCGTGGAGTTCCCTGAAAGTCTCTCTCAATCAGACTCAGACACGTC
This genomic interval carries:
- the LOC116261302 gene encoding peptidyl-prolyl cis-trans isomerase CYP18-1, encoding MAVTLHTNLGDIKCEIFCDEVPKTAENFLALCASGYYDGTIFHRNIKGFMIQGGDPTGTGKGGTSIWGKKFNDEIRESLKHNARGILSMANSGPNTNGSQFFITYAKQPHLNGLYTIFGRVIHGFEVLDLMEKTQTGHLDRPLAEIRLNRVTIHANPLAG